Proteins encoded together in one Campylobacter peloridis LMG 23910 window:
- a CDS encoding flagellin, protein MGFRINTNIGAMNAHANSTITARELDKSLGRLSSGLRINSAADDASGMAIADSLRNQAASLGQAINNGNDAIGILQTADKAMDEQLKILDTIKVKATQAAQDGQTTKTRIMIQNEINRLMEELDNIANTTSFNGKQLLSGNFVNQEFQIGAQSNQTVHATIGPTQSSKIGHTRFETGVRVTAATTANLVLKSYDGVNDYKFQSVPISHSVGTGLGALADEINKVADKTGVRATAVVQTISSGALKAGTTGADFSINGVVIGKVEVKPGDKDGALAAAINAKKDTTGIEASVVDGKLILNSADGRGIVLGGSLGTALSGVVASANYGRLSLVKNDGRDILLSGTDISIIGLGTNVAMAEATANLEAIKGQISADIASAMGFNAMSTADNINTPKSAGVTTLRGAMAVMDLADSAITSLDTIRADIGAVQNQIVSTINNISVTQVNIKSAESTIRDVDFAAESANFSKYNILAQSGSYAMSQANAVQQNVLKLLQ, encoded by the coding sequence ATGGGTTTTAGAATAAACACCAACATAGGTGCAATGAATGCACACGCAAATTCAACTATTACAGCTAGAGAATTAGATAAATCTCTAGGAAGATTAAGTTCAGGTTTGAGAATAAATTCAGCAGCAGACGATGCTTCTGGTATGGCAATAGCTGATTCTTTAAGAAATCAAGCAGCTTCTTTAGGTCAAGCAATTAATAATGGTAATGACGCTATAGGTATTTTACAAACTGCTGATAAAGCTATGGATGAGCAATTGAAAATACTAGATACCATTAAAGTTAAAGCTACTCAAGCAGCTCAAGATGGACAAACTACAAAAACTAGAATTATGATACAGAATGAAATCAATCGTCTTATGGAAGAACTTGATAACATCGCAAATACTACTAGTTTTAATGGTAAGCAGCTTTTAAGTGGAAATTTTGTTAATCAAGAATTTCAAATAGGTGCTCAATCAAACCAAACTGTGCATGCAACCATAGGGCCAACTCAATCAAGTAAAATAGGTCATACTCGTTTTGAAACTGGTGTTAGAGTTACAGCTGCAACAACTGCTAATTTGGTTTTAAAATCATATGATGGTGTAAATGATTATAAGTTCCAAAGTGTTCCTATTTCTCATAGCGTTGGAACAGGGTTAGGTGCTTTAGCTGATGAGATAAATAAAGTAGCAGATAAAACAGGTGTTAGAGCAACAGCTGTGGTTCAAACTATTTCTAGTGGAGCTTTAAAGGCTGGAACAACAGGGGCTGATTTTTCAATTAATGGGGTTGTTATAGGCAAAGTTGAGGTTAAACCAGGTGATAAAGATGGTGCATTAGCAGCAGCTATTAATGCTAAAAAAGATACAACTGGTATAGAAGCTTCTGTGGTAGATGGAAAACTCATTTTAAATTCAGCTGATGGTAGGGGTATAGTTCTTGGAGGATCATTAGGAACAGCCTTAAGTGGAGTTGTAGCTTCTGCAAATTATGGAAGATTATCATTAGTAAAAAATGATGGTAGAGATATTTTATTATCTGGAACAGATATATCTATAATTGGACTTGGAACAAATGTTGCAATGGCTGAAGCTACAGCTAATTTAGAAGCTATTAAAGGACAAATTTCAGCTGATATAGCTTCTGCTATGGGCTTTAATGCTATGAGTACAGCTGATAATATAAATACTCCAAAAAGCGCAGGTGTTACGACTCTTAGAGGTGCAATGGCTGTTATGGACTTAGCAGATAGTGCTATAACATCTCTTGATACAATTAGAGCAGACATTGGTGCGGTGCAAAATCAAATTGTATCAACTATAAACAATATCAGCGTAACTCAAGTAAATATAAAATCAGCAGAATCAACTATAAGAGATGTAGACTTTGCAGCTGAAAGTGCAAATTTCTCTAAATATAACATTTTAGCACAAAGTGGTTCATATGCTATGAGTCAAGCAAATGCAGTTCAGCAAAATGTATTAAAACTTTTACAATAA